One genomic segment of Hordeum vulgare subsp. vulgare chromosome 2H, MorexV3_pseudomolecules_assembly, whole genome shotgun sequence includes these proteins:
- the LOC123430876 gene encoding BTB/POZ and MATH domain-containing protein 2-like produces the protein MSSSSASSANHDDDEHPSETTSSRSLADTVTVAHNFEITSYSLLDGFRPGEYICSRRFNAGGYEWCIRFFSKKHTNDDRFTIRCVLTVITPRTEERSAVVVPRSNLHGHLIEMLEDGEGKDVTFSVGGQLFHAHRCMLAARSPVFKVELFNGMEEKDDTRHIKVDDDMEPAIFQALLHFIYTDAFPYQYCGVDKNVPLQHLFVAADRYRLDRLKAMCEQKLCQSIDVHTVATTLALAEQHQCVQLKKACLGFLSSHGVLGDIQETDGFKQLVSSCPSVVADIVNHVAIASGSGRAAKRARVEATHSDSSSS, from the exons ATGTCTAGCAGCTCGGCCTCGTCGGCTAATCACGACGACGACGAGCACCCGTCGGAGACGACGTCGTCGAGATCGCTGGCGGACACCGTCACCGTGGCACACAACTTCGAGATCACCAGTTACTCGCTGCTCGACGGCTTTCGTCCCGGCGAGTACATTTGCTCGAGAAGGTTCAACGCCGGCGGTTACGAATGGTGTATCAG GTTCTTCTCCAAGAAGCATACCAACGATGACCGCTTCACGATCAGGTGCGTCTTGACCGTCATCACGCCCCGCACGGAGGAACGAAGCGCCGTCGTGGTGCCCCGGTCGAACCTGCACGGCCACTTGATCGAAATGCTGGAGGACGGGGAAGGCAAGGACGTGACGTTCAGCGTGGGCGGCCAGTTGTTCCACGCCCACAGATGCATGCTCGCGGCACGATCGCCGGTGTTCAAGGTGGAGCTCTTCAATGGAATGGAGGAGAAGGATGATACTCGGCACATCAAGGTCGACGACGACATGGAGCCCGCCATCTTCCAGGCGCTTCTTCACTTCATCTACACGGATGCCTTCCCATATCAGTACTGTGGCGTGGACAAGAATGTGCCGTTGCAACACTTGTTCGTTGCCGCCGATCGGTATCGGCTGGATAGGCTCAAGGCGATGTGTGAGCAGAAGCTATGCCAGAGCATCGACGTGCACACAGTTGCCACCACGCTTGCCCTAGCGGAGCAGCACCAGTGCGTGCAGCTCAAGAAAGCATGCCTTGGGTTCCTGTCCTCTCATGGTGTGCTCGGTGACATCCAGGAGACCGATGGATTCAAGCAACTCGTATCCAGCTGCCCTTCGGTTGTAGCGGACATCGTAAACCACGTTGCCATCGCTAGTGGTAGTGGTAGGGCTGCCAAAAGAGCTCGAGTCGAAGCCACTCACAGCGACTCGTCTTCTAGCTAG
- the LOC123430878 gene encoding IMPACT family member in pol 5'region, whose amino-acid sequence MAAVRLSPRLRSIPLLLPGLDPAAAVHRSSATAAAARAMSSTSSSSASSAPTPYTTLVGRVRCEREIKRSKFIAVAASVPDERSAMSFLNEVKDPRATHNCWAYKVGEQFRYNDDGEPSSTAGKPIYSAIISSGIDMVMVVVIRYFGGIKLGTGGLVRAYGGVASECLKDAPTCLVKPKARVGMEVPFDLLGTVYNQLQHFHAEDIKQDYDTGKDGTVVVMFKVEYEKIESLGSAVNSACSRKIELLQ is encoded by the exons ATGGCGGCCGTCCGCCTATCCCCACGCCTCCGCTCCATTCCCCTCCTGCTCCCCGGACTCGACCCCGCGGCCGCAGTCCACCGCAGCtcggccaccgccgccgccgcgcgcgcCATGTCctccacctcttcctcctccgcgtCCTCGGCCCCCACCCCCTACACGACGCTCGTGGGCCGCGTCCGCTGCGAGCGCGAGATCAAGCGCAGCAAGTTCATCGCAGTCGCCGCCTCCGTCCCCGACGAGCGCTCCGCCATGTCCTTCCTCAACGAG GTCAAGGATCCTCGTGCCACCCATAATTGCTGGGCGTACAAG GTGGGAGAGCAATTCCGTTATAACGATGACGGCGAACCTTCAAGCACAGCTGGAAAGCCAATATACTCTGCTATCATTTCATCTGGCATAGATATGGTCATGGTGGTTGTAATCAG ATATTTTGGAGGCATAAAACTTGGAACCGGCGGGCTGGTGAGAGCTTATGGTGGGGTTGCTTCTGAGTGCCTTAAAGATGCTCCTACTTGTCTTGTGAAACCCAAG GCTCGTGTGGGAATGGAAGTACCATTTGATCTCTTGGGTACAGTCTATAACCAG CTGCAACATTTCCATGCCGAAGATATTAAACAGGACTATGACACTGGCAAAGATGGTACAGTTGTCGTCATGTTCAAAGTAGAATATGAAAAAATTGAGAGTCTTGGAAGTGCAGTGAATTCAGCTTGCAGCAGGAAAATTGAATTATTACAATAA
- the LOC123430879 gene encoding protein PELPK1, which yields MAPSVHHLLVLFLAFTAFNGSSAAARRLLDTAAAPEATPAQPSTPEAPMTLPPMPTIAAVPTTLPPIPSIPAVPKLTMPPIPFIPIPKVAMAPTAPGTVPSLPIPAIPTTMPTIPTLPATMPPMPSIPTTIPSIPIMIPTTIPTIPGFQMPPIPFMSRPPQTTSP from the coding sequence ATGGCTCCCAGTGTCCACCATCTCCTGGTTTTGTTCCTGGCCTTCACAGCCTTCAATGGCAGCTCCGCGGCGGCTCGTCGCCTTTTGGACACGGCAGCTGCACCAGAGGCCACACCAGCCCAGCCTTCTACACCTGAGGCTCCAATGACACTGCCTCCGATGCCTACAATTGCGGCAGTTCCAACTACATTGCCTCCAATTCCTTCCATTCCTGCAGTTCCGAAGCTGACAATGCCGCCGATACCATTCATTCCTATCCCGAAGGTCGCCATGGCACCGACAGCCCCTGGCACGGTTCCATCACTTCCAATTCCGGCGATCCCAACCACCATGCCGACCATTCCTACTTTGCCTGCTACCATGCCACCAATGCCCTCAATCCCAACCACTATTCCGTCCATTCCGATCatgataccaacaacaatccctaCCATTCCTGGGTTCCAGATGCCACCTATTCCATTCATGTCCCGACCTCCACAAACCACCAGCCCATGA
- the LOC123430880 gene encoding transcription factor bHLH106-like: protein MATDGECSTPAAPRKGATGRSHSEAERKRRQRINAHLATLRTLVPSASRMDKAALLGEVVRHVRELQGRANDATEGVAGVVPGETDEVGVEEEGDYLLNAAPTHDDDDDDARWRRRVRAWVCCADRPGLMSDLGRAVRSVGSARPVRAEIATVGGRTRSVLELDHVCHGAEPASDRAVALSTLRAALRTVLLNREELLAAAAAADGYKRPRLSPVQQLS from the exons ATGGCGACGGACGGGGAGTGCTCCACGCCGGCGGCGCCGCGGAAGGGGGCGACGGGCCGGAGCCACAGCGAGGCGGAGCGCAAGCGGAGGCAGCGCATCAACGCCCATCTCGCCACGCTCCGCACGCTCGTCCCCTCGGCTTCCCGG ATGGACAAGGCGGCGCTGCTGGGCGAGGTGGTGCGGCACGTGCGGGAGCTGCAGGGCAGGGCCAACGACGCGACGGAGGGCGTGGCGGGCGTCGTCCCCGGGGAGACCGACGAGGTGGGCGTGGAGGAGGAGGGCGACTACCTCCTCAACGCCGCCCCGAcgcacgacgacgacgatgacgacgcccGGTGGCGGCGGCGCGTCCGGGCATGGGTGTGCTGCGCCGACCGCCCGGGGCTCATGTCGGACCTGGGCCGCGCCGTGCGCTCCGTCGGCAGCGCGCGCCCCGTGCGCGCCGAGATCGCCACCGTCGGCGGGAGGACCCGGAGCGTCCTGGAGCTGGACCACGTCTGCCACGGGGCCGAGCCAGCCAGCGACAGGGCGGTGGCGCTCTCCACCCTGCGCGCCGCGCTCCGCACCGTGCTGCTCAACCGGgaggagctcctcgccgccgccgccgccgcggacgGATACAAGCGGCCGCGCCTCTCGCCGGTGCAGCAGCTCAGCTAG
- the LOC123430881 gene encoding TD and POZ domain-containing protein 5-like, protein MENFPLLSRLSAMENIDLSSLRKRLNADLSSAKRYLRWKWLGLSRRRFLARSVDGAPPGLKADFVSMLEDEEGADVTFVVGGRQFRAYRRVLAAGSPAFEAELLGETKETAAELVKIDGMEPAIFEALLHYAATGALPDNVDGSEPLQRLLAAADRYGMHSLMAMCEWRLCRSIDAQTVPTTLALAEQHHREKLKDACVRFEASRCVLGAIREEVGAGIMSRLGTRVQGRLALLGTKATSLFRHARGSQACRNVGALVLFFSWCGIAIYLAEKPEPEQSQRELASLLENVRELDSCRSSLSWSSRLALLEHTLQRFQESAWLNSDI, encoded by the exons ATGGAGAACTTCCCATTGCTGTCCCGCCTTTCCGCCATGGAGAACATCGATCTCTCCTCGCTGAGGAAACGGCTGAACGCCGATCTCTCCTCGGCGAAGCGGTACCTGCGCTGGAAGTGGCTGGGGCTGTCGAGGAGGCGGTTCCTGGCGCGCAGCGTCGATGGCGCGCCGCCGGGTCTGAAGGCGGACTTCGTCAGCATGCTGGAGGACGAGGAGGGCGCGGACGTGACGTTCGTCGTGGGCGGCCGTCAGTTCCGCGCCTACAGGCGCGTGCTGGCCGCTGGGTCGCCGGCGTTCGAGGCGGAGCTCCTCGGCGAGACGAAGGAGACCGCCGCGGAGCTCGTCAAGATCGACGGCATGGAGCCGGCCATCTTCGAGGCGCTCCTCCACTACGCGGCCACGGGCGCGCTCCCGGATAACGTGGACGGCAGCGAGCCGCTGCAGCGCCTGCTGGCCGCGGCCGACCGGTACGGGATGCACAGCCTGATGGCGATGTGCGAGTGGAGGCTTTGCAGGAGCATCGACGCGCAGACCGTCCCGACGACGCTGGCATTGGCCGAGCAGCACCACCGCGAGAAGCTGAAGGATGCTTGCGTCAGATTCGAGGCCTCCAGGTGCGTGCTCGGCGCCATCAGGGAAGAG GTGGGAGCAGGGATCATGTCCCGGCTGGGGACGCGCGTCCAAGGGAGGCTGGCGCTGTTGGGGACGAAGGCGACCTCGTTGTTCCGCCATGCGAGGGGCAGCCAGGCCTGCCGTAACGTGGGCGCCCTCGTGCTGTTCTTCTCCTGGTGTGGCATTGCCATCTACCTAGCCGAAAAACCCGAGCCCGAGCAGAGCCAACGGGAGCTAGCGTCTTTGCTCGAGAATGTCCGAGAGCTCGACTCTTGCCGCTCCAGCCTCAGCTGGAGCTCCCGACTCGCTCTGCTTGAGCATACGCTGCAACGGTTCCAAGAATCGGCTTGGCTCAACTCGGACATATGA